A genome region from Candidatus Anaeroferrophillus wilburensis includes the following:
- a CDS encoding sulfite exporter TauE/SafE family protein, translated as MVEMIVVAALGLVVGILSSVFGLGGGIIMVPGLTMVSKLSHLQAMATSMGAIAMLTLWNTCMYSRKGLVNWSVVFWLACGSSLFAFTAARLAPLLPEALLIGIMMVFLLYLAYRTFRLGTIKAREKGRKSPLRSFGIGATSGTVAGFTGIGGGGITTPLMLVSGLVVNETAAPTSNAIMIFTAVAACISYAGRGVCSFPEVGLIHADYSLLLALGSVLSSFAGARLNAVLSLRLRKMILGFILLTIGARLGLQLLW; from the coding sequence ATGGTTGAAATGATAGTTGTCGCGGCCCTCGGCTTGGTTGTCGGTATCCTCTCATCGGTCTTCGGCCTTGGAGGTGGCATCATTATGGTCCCGGGGCTGACGATGGTCAGCAAGCTTTCCCACCTGCAGGCAATGGCCACCAGCATGGGAGCCATTGCCATGCTGACGCTTTGGAATACCTGCATGTATTCCCGCAAAGGGCTGGTGAACTGGTCGGTGGTTTTCTGGCTGGCCTGCGGATCGTCACTCTTTGCTTTTACGGCTGCCCGGCTCGCTCCGCTGTTGCCGGAAGCGCTGCTGATTGGTATAATGATGGTGTTTCTGCTCTATCTCGCCTATCGGACCTTTAGGCTGGGAACCATAAAAGCGCGGGAAAAAGGGCGAAAATCGCCGCTCCGTTCCTTTGGCATTGGGGCCACCAGTGGAACGGTGGCCGGTTTTACCGGTATCGGCGGTGGCGGCATAACAACACCGCTGATGCTGGTCAGCGGTTTGGTGGTCAACGAAACGGCAGCCCCCACTTCAAATGCCATCATGATTTTTACCGCAGTGGCGGCCTGCATCTCTTATGCGGGTCGCGGGGTCTGTTCTTTTCCTGAAGTCGGTCTGATTCACGCTGATTATTCTCTCCTGCTGGCCCTGGGGTCGGTGCTATCTTCTTTTGCCGGTGCCCGCTTGAATGCGGTCCTTTCTTTACGGCTGCGCAAAATGATTCTTGGCTTTATCCTACTGACCATTGGTGCCCGGTTGGGCCTTCAACTCCTTTGGTGA